One Frankia alni ACN14a DNA window includes the following coding sequences:
- a CDS encoding LuxR C-terminal-related transcriptional regulator: MAPGHSNTAIAIDLNLAVKTLEAHVTSIFTKLDLTPGDREHRRVLAVLRFLRG, from the coding sequence ATGGCACCCGGACACTCCAACACCGCCATCGCCATCGACCTCAACCTCGCCGTCAAGACCCTCGAGGCCCACGTGACCTCCATCTTCACGAAACTGGACCTGACACCAGGCGACCGCGAACACCGACGCGTACTCGCGGTCCTCCGCTTCCTGCGCGGATGA
- a CDS encoding glycosyltransferase translates to MRVAIFAVGTRGDVQPAAVLGAELIRRGHEVIMGLPGEIASFGIRMGVEVSPIGAEPLEFMGSEEVRRWLGAGDVRQVIKGFMDFKRQNTDRIAEAMAEASDGADLIVSGILTEDEAACIAEWRQVPMVGLHHAPLRQNSAFPLFVLSTRRLPGAVNRMMYPPIEFAGWRVIAADVNRLRRRLGLPPTREPTPTALARAGATEIQAFSRFLVPELEHWDQRRPLVGFLGLSPEQRRLLGEDKLDPAVDVWLDEGEPPVYFGFGSMPIHNARGTLALIERVSRSLGVRALVSAGWTDLPAGISSDGQVCVVGALDHDAVLPRCRVAVHHGGAGTTAASIGAGLPTVVCSVLGDQPFWGARLQRLGIGATLRFSDLNERVLARAVEPLLHPGRRERVARFAAQLKSDDAPGRTADILEQVHGSRPPRPRAGS, encoded by the coding sequence GTGCGCGTCGCGATTTTCGCCGTGGGCACCCGCGGTGATGTTCAGCCCGCGGCCGTGCTCGGAGCCGAACTGATCCGGCGCGGACACGAGGTGATCATGGGTCTGCCGGGTGAGATCGCCAGCTTCGGGATCAGAATGGGTGTCGAGGTGTCGCCGATCGGCGCGGAGCCGCTCGAGTTCATGGGATCCGAGGAGGTCCGGCGCTGGCTGGGCGCGGGCGACGTGCGGCAGGTGATCAAGGGCTTCATGGACTTCAAGCGCCAGAACACCGACCGTATCGCCGAGGCGATGGCGGAGGCCAGCGACGGCGCGGATCTCATCGTCTCCGGGATCCTCACCGAGGACGAGGCGGCCTGTATCGCGGAATGGCGACAGGTGCCCATGGTCGGTCTGCACCACGCGCCGCTCCGCCAGAACAGCGCCTTCCCGCTTTTCGTCCTCAGCACCCGCCGACTCCCCGGTGCGGTGAACCGTATGATGTATCCGCCGATCGAATTCGCCGGCTGGCGCGTGATCGCCGCGGACGTCAACCGGCTGCGCCGCCGACTTGGTCTTCCGCCGACCCGTGAACCCACCCCGACCGCACTGGCCCGGGCCGGAGCGACCGAAATCCAGGCGTTCAGCCGCTTCCTGGTGCCGGAACTGGAACACTGGGACCAACGCCGACCACTCGTCGGATTCCTGGGACTGTCTCCGGAGCAGCGGCGGCTGCTCGGGGAGGACAAGCTCGACCCGGCGGTCGACGTGTGGTTGGACGAGGGCGAGCCGCCGGTCTACTTCGGATTCGGGAGCATGCCCATCCACAACGCGCGAGGCACGCTGGCGTTGATCGAGCGGGTGTCTCGTTCCCTGGGGGTCCGCGCGCTGGTCAGCGCCGGATGGACCGATCTGCCCGCGGGGATCAGCTCGGACGGTCAGGTCTGTGTGGTCGGGGCGCTCGACCATGACGCGGTGCTGCCCCGGTGCCGCGTCGCGGTGCACCACGGCGGCGCCGGCACCACGGCGGCGTCAATCGGCGCCGGCCTGCCGACCGTCGTCTGCTCGGTCCTCGGTGACCAGCCCTTCTGGGGCGCCCGGCTGCAGCGGCTGGGGATCGGGGCCACGCTGCGCTTCTCCGACCTCAACGAGCGGGTGCTGGCCCGGGCCGTGGAACCACTCCTGCACCCCGGGCGGCGGGAACGGGTGGCCCGCTTCGCCGCCCAGCTGAAGTCGGACGATGCCCCCGGCCGCACCGCCGACATCCTGGAACAGGTGCACGGCTCCCGGCCGCCCCGACCCAGGGCGGGCTCCTAG
- a CDS encoding SAM-dependent methyltransferase, translating into MTSTRHDGDTWDLASSVGATATMAAVARAIATRADRRLIDDPFAAPLVRAVGIDLLTRLATGDVPPDGLVEQVAIDVAKVRARFYDEFFLEATNTGITQVVILASGLDSRAYRLPWPIGTVVYELDQPRVVEFKTRTLAALGAVPTADRRVAAVDLRDDWPAALRAAGFDPARPTAWSAEGLLGYLPPEAQDRLLDTVTELSAPESRVATENRPNPKPGDEDRTKEALNRISERWRAHSFDPDMARLRYYGERNETAPYLADRGWALTGISVRDLLAAHGLPPLRDDDLRMGDVRYVSGVRNKTTK; encoded by the coding sequence ATGACTTCCACCAGGCACGACGGAGACACCTGGGACCTGGCGTCCAGCGTCGGCGCGACCGCCACCATGGCCGCGGTGGCCCGGGCGATAGCGACCCGCGCGGATCGTCGGCTCATCGACGACCCGTTCGCCGCACCGCTTGTCCGGGCGGTCGGCATCGATCTCCTCACCCGGCTGGCGACCGGCGACGTGCCCCCAGACGGCCTGGTCGAGCAGGTGGCCATCGACGTGGCCAAGGTACGGGCCAGGTTCTACGACGAGTTCTTCCTCGAGGCGACGAACACGGGTATCACGCAGGTCGTGATCCTGGCCTCGGGGCTGGATTCCCGCGCCTACCGACTGCCCTGGCCGATCGGGACCGTGGTGTACGAGCTCGACCAGCCGCGGGTCGTCGAATTCAAGACCCGTACGCTGGCCGCGTTGGGCGCTGTGCCCACCGCCGACCGGCGAGTGGCCGCGGTCGATCTGCGCGACGACTGGCCCGCCGCACTGCGCGCCGCCGGCTTCGACCCGGCCCGGCCGACCGCGTGGAGCGCCGAAGGCCTGCTGGGCTACCTGCCGCCCGAGGCGCAGGACCGCCTGCTGGACACCGTCACCGAACTCAGTGCGCCGGAAAGCCGGGTGGCCACCGAGAACCGGCCCAACCCGAAACCGGGCGACGAGGACAGGACGAAGGAAGCCCTGAACCGCATCTCCGAACGCTGGCGTGCGCACAGTTTCGATCCCGACATGGCGAGGCTGCGCTATTACGGTGAGCGCAACGAGACGGCTCCCTACCTGGCCGACCGCGGCTGGGCGCTGACCGGAATAAGCGTCCGAGACCTGCTCGCCGCCCACGGCCTTCCGCCCCTCAGGGACGACGACCTGCGCATGGGAGACGTGCGCTACGTCAGCGGCGTCCGCAACAAGACCACGAAGTAG
- a CDS encoding LLM class F420-dependent oxidoreductase produces the protein MGLGISLHTGATPVGDTLRVILERAHEAAEAGVDTVWFSQGLDIDAITVSALVGREVPGIGIGTAAVPMYQRHPLVTAAQARTAQIATDGRFLLGIGLGNRAVVEDAFGVPFERPIRHLRDYLRVLRSVFETGAADVQGPTVTARLPTTSPTGPRTGVTPAIPLLVAAMGPQALRAAGELADGTLPYLAGPRTLAESIVPTIVGAARAAGRPAPTIAVGVPAAVTADVAGTRAHAERTLAAYGNVPSYRAVLDAEGAIHPADLALIGDEDAVAAGIRRYLDAGATDVRISPAAFRTDDDRLRTWRLVGELARRARTATGADTEREQAGIG, from the coding sequence GTGGGCCTCGGGATCTCGTTGCATACAGGAGCAACCCCCGTCGGCGACACCTTGCGTGTCATCCTGGAACGCGCCCATGAGGCGGCGGAGGCCGGCGTCGACACCGTCTGGTTCTCCCAGGGACTCGACATCGACGCGATCACCGTGTCCGCCCTCGTCGGCCGGGAGGTCCCCGGCATCGGGATCGGCACCGCGGCGGTACCGATGTACCAGCGCCATCCCCTCGTGACCGCCGCCCAGGCCAGGACCGCGCAGATCGCCACCGACGGCCGTTTCCTGCTCGGCATCGGCCTGGGAAACCGGGCCGTGGTCGAGGATGCCTTCGGCGTCCCGTTCGAGCGGCCCATCCGCCACCTCCGCGACTACCTCCGCGTCCTGCGCTCGGTGTTCGAGACCGGTGCCGCCGATGTCCAGGGCCCGACCGTCACCGCCCGCCTGCCCACGACGTCACCCACGGGTCCGCGGACCGGCGTCACCCCTGCGATCCCGCTGCTCGTCGCGGCCATGGGTCCCCAGGCCCTGCGCGCCGCGGGCGAACTGGCCGACGGAACGCTGCCCTACCTGGCAGGGCCGCGCACCCTCGCCGAGTCGATCGTCCCCACCATCGTCGGGGCGGCACGCGCCGCCGGTCGTCCCGCCCCCACCATCGCGGTCGGTGTCCCGGCCGCCGTCACCGCCGATGTCGCGGGAACCCGTGCCCACGCGGAGCGAACCCTGGCCGCCTACGGCAACGTCCCCTCCTACCGTGCCGTGTTGGACGCGGAGGGCGCGATCCACCCCGCCGACCTCGCCCTGATCGGTGACGAGGATGCCGTCGCCGCCGGCATCCGGCGATACCTGGATGCCGGTGCGACCGACGTGCGCATCTCCCCCGCCGCCTTCCGTACCGACGACGACCGACTGCGTACCTGGCGACTCGTCGGAGAACTGGCGCGACGGGCCCGAACGGCCACCGGCGCGGACACCGAGCGAGAACAAGCGGGGATCGGATGA
- a CDS encoding methyltransferase domain-containing protein gives MQPSPSPSPISGRSAADVDHTVPPAVHPSASERELRVPPVGGPQVSRKPARVAGHQPQPSHGDPAAAAPRVLAVVDGPDTADYTDAADYVAHTATLRGVVRQRLVSRALIGHLPPAPARLLDIGGGNGVQALEFARRGYDVTVCEPDPRMLAETRRGLADAPESVRRRVELVRGDGRDAVDLVGTGWDATFCHGVIMFVPEPAPLLHVLVELTRPGGIISVVGKNGPALALRAGLQGRWGDTTALLGEPRSAGAARSAGAAGAAGAAGAAGPGWQPAVQMPPGDDPANVAAILTAAGTRSLAWYGIRTFTDHLGGMPPGPDVDAVVDAEWAAGARDPYRGIARLIHHVHRRTG, from the coding sequence ATGCAACCGTCCCCGTCCCCGTCCCCGATCAGTGGTCGCAGCGCGGCCGATGTCGACCACACCGTCCCGCCTGCGGTCCACCCGTCGGCGTCCGAGCGCGAGCTTCGGGTGCCGCCGGTAGGCGGGCCGCAGGTTTCCCGGAAGCCGGCGCGGGTCGCCGGCCACCAGCCGCAGCCGAGTCACGGCGATCCTGCCGCCGCTGCGCCCCGCGTGCTCGCCGTCGTCGACGGCCCGGACACGGCCGACTACACGGACGCGGCCGACTATGTGGCGCACACCGCGACGCTGCGAGGAGTCGTCCGGCAGCGGCTGGTCAGCCGCGCACTGATCGGGCATCTGCCGCCCGCGCCGGCGCGGCTGCTGGACATCGGCGGTGGGAACGGCGTGCAGGCGCTGGAGTTCGCCCGGCGGGGATACGACGTGACCGTCTGCGAGCCCGACCCACGGATGTTGGCCGAGACGCGACGCGGGCTGGCCGACGCCCCCGAGTCGGTCCGGCGGCGCGTGGAGCTGGTCCGGGGGGACGGCCGGGACGCCGTTGACCTGGTGGGGACCGGCTGGGACGCCACCTTCTGCCACGGCGTCATCATGTTCGTCCCCGAGCCGGCGCCCCTGTTGCACGTCCTCGTCGAGCTCACCCGGCCCGGCGGGATCATCTCCGTGGTCGGCAAGAACGGCCCGGCGCTTGCGCTGCGCGCGGGACTACAGGGTCGCTGGGGGGACACCACGGCGCTGCTCGGCGAGCCCAGGTCCGCCGGAGCCGCCAGGTCCGCCGGAGCCGCCGGAGCCGCCGGAGCCGCCGGAGCCGCCGGACCGGGCTGGCAGCCGGCGGTGCAGATGCCACCCGGCGACGATCCGGCGAACGTCGCCGCGATCCTCACCGCCGCCGGAACGCGGTCGCTCGCCTGGTACGGGATCAGGACCTTCACCGATCATCTCGGCGGCATGCCGCCGGGGCCGGACGTGGACGCCGTCGTCGACGCCGAGTGGGCGGCCGGGGCGCGGGACCCCTATCGCGGGATCGCCCGCCTCATCCATCACGTTCATCGCCGGACCGGGTAG
- a CDS encoding histidine phosphatase family protein: protein MRLMLLRHGQTPSNVAGALDTGRPGAALTALGHAQARRLPDALRGETISAIYASVLVRTQLTAAPLAEARGLGVGVVEGIEEIAAGELELRSDRTSIATYLDVNAAWIHGDLDRTMPGGQNGHLFVARYDTAIANIAAAHGEHDAILLVSHGSAIRTWVGIRVGDGGSVEDRWLANTGMVTLEGDSSTGWNLVQWHGEPLGGSAPPDVAAHDVTGAPPREAVSENRAAG from the coding sequence ATGCGCCTGATGCTGCTCCGACACGGCCAAACCCCCTCCAACGTCGCCGGCGCCCTCGACACAGGGCGGCCGGGAGCCGCGCTGACCGCCCTGGGCCACGCGCAGGCACGTAGGCTGCCCGACGCACTCCGCGGTGAGACGATCTCGGCGATCTACGCCTCGGTCCTGGTTCGCACTCAGCTCACCGCGGCGCCCCTTGCCGAAGCACGGGGGCTGGGAGTCGGCGTCGTGGAAGGCATCGAGGAGATCGCCGCGGGCGAACTCGAGCTGCGCAGCGACAGGACGTCCATCGCGACCTACCTCGACGTCAACGCCGCCTGGATCCACGGCGATCTGGACCGGACGATGCCGGGTGGGCAGAACGGTCACCTGTTCGTCGCCCGCTACGACACCGCGATCGCGAACATCGCGGCCGCGCATGGCGAGCACGACGCCATCCTGCTCGTCAGTCACGGTTCCGCGATCCGAACCTGGGTCGGCATACGGGTCGGCGATGGTGGGTCCGTCGAGGATCGGTGGCTCGCGAACACCGGGATGGTCACGCTCGAAGGCGACTCCTCGACCGGCTGGAACCTCGTTCAGTGGCATGGCGAACCGCTGGGCGGGTCCGCCCCTCCTGACGTCGCCGCCCACGATGTCACCGGCGCTCCGCCGCGCGAGGCCGTCTCCGAGAACCGCGCGGCCGGGTAG
- a CDS encoding beta-propeller fold lactonase family protein yields MGDVTGRAGGGGGQASGTITGLPSGRVLQVDVAGKGADGTAASRSGGKNNGPSGGQGAVGGFGGSNGGVASVKGDAGGSDGGTASNNGGNGAGGGGSSDVRVAAAGCAALTCGLADRVLVGAGGGGGGGTGGQGYALGGAGGAGGGAAGAAGGAVVDGGHPGAPGGGGGQTAGGAGGLNPGRHAAPPPPDPNDPRFGGDGADGAAGTGGVGGVGNQACLGEHNPPCRNPDDTESGGGAGGGGGGGYFGGGGGSGGGGTSIGGGGAGAGGGGGSSFTSAAVTSAVLTTGVNTGTVNTGNGQVTISWGTSASPSPTPSTSPSASPTSPTSTPTSTPTSGPTQGPGTKPAAATAYVINNTGNTVTPIDVTTNTAGTPIRVGASPRGLTVTPDGKTVYVTNRADNTVTPIDVATNTPGTPIPVGRFPFGVAVTPNGRTAYVVDNASNDVTPIDVATGTPRARIPVGNDAHGIVITPDGRTAYVANAASNTVTPIDVASNTAGTPIPAGNNPQWVTITPDGKTVYVTDNANAGSATVTPIDVATNTAGKAIPVSDRPVGIAITPDGRTLYVTNERDNVVTPIDVATNTPGATISTGGVEPFAIAVTPDGVAAYAVNRDSNSVTPIDVATNTAGAPISVGERPVGIAIAPAPAVPAGPVCGKTGAQSGTTTMTCTYDTVGSDTFTVPAGVSSVEITATGAQGGHYFIAGDEAHPSPAGDITGRPGGSGGQATGTLTGLTGGRVLQVDVAGRGADGTAASRSGGMSNGPSGGSGALGGFGGSNTGVSGGPGDASGANGGTASNGGNGSGGGGSSDVRVTAGGCATLACGLSTRVLVAAGGGGAGGVGGQGNALGGAGGDAGTDAGATVDGGNAGVPGKAGTQTAGGSGGLNACRHGAGNPAPSDPLTDPRCGGDGTDGISGAGGTGGAGNKPCNGTYTPACSNPTATTSGGGAGGGAGGGYFGGGGGAGGGGTFGGYGGAGAGGAGGSSFAASSIVNPALATGANSGTVNGGNGEVTITWTTSGTSVPTPLPAPEPTPVPSPTPALEPKP; encoded by the coding sequence GTGGGAGATGTCACCGGCCGCGCCGGTGGGGGCGGCGGCCAGGCGTCCGGCACGATCACGGGTCTGCCGTCGGGCCGGGTACTGCAGGTCGACGTCGCCGGCAAGGGCGCCGACGGCACCGCTGCCAGCCGCTCGGGCGGAAAGAACAACGGGCCGTCCGGAGGGCAGGGTGCCGTGGGAGGTTTCGGCGGCTCCAACGGAGGTGTGGCCAGCGTCAAGGGGGACGCTGGCGGCTCCGACGGCGGGACCGCGAGTAACAACGGCGGCAACGGCGCCGGCGGCGGCGGTTCCTCGGATGTCCGGGTCGCCGCTGCTGGCTGCGCGGCACTGACGTGTGGTCTGGCGGATCGAGTGCTGGTCGGCGCGGGCGGCGGCGGCGGTGGCGGCACGGGTGGCCAGGGCTACGCGCTGGGCGGCGCGGGCGGCGCTGGTGGCGGTGCTGCCGGCGCTGCTGGTGGTGCCGTCGTCGACGGTGGCCATCCGGGGGCTCCTGGGGGCGGTGGCGGCCAGACCGCGGGCGGGGCCGGGGGGCTCAACCCTGGACGGCACGCGGCGCCGCCTCCCCCCGATCCCAACGATCCGCGTTTCGGCGGTGACGGCGCTGATGGCGCCGCCGGCACGGGCGGCGTCGGAGGCGTGGGAAACCAGGCCTGCCTGGGTGAGCACAACCCGCCCTGCCGGAACCCTGATGACACGGAATCGGGCGGTGGCGCTGGTGGCGGCGGCGGTGGCGGGTACTTCGGCGGCGGTGGAGGTTCGGGCGGCGGTGGCACCAGCATCGGTGGCGGCGGCGCGGGTGCCGGTGGCGGTGGCGGCAGCTCCTTCACGTCCGCCGCGGTGACCTCTGCCGTTCTGACCACCGGTGTCAACACCGGGACCGTCAACACCGGGAACGGCCAGGTCACCATCAGCTGGGGTACCTCTGCGTCGCCCAGCCCCACCCCGTCGACCAGTCCCTCCGCGTCGCCTACGTCCCCGACGTCGACTCCGACGTCGACTCCGACCTCGGGGCCGACGCAGGGCCCTGGCACGAAGCCGGCCGCGGCCACTGCTTACGTGATCAACAACACCGGTAACACGGTGACGCCGATCGACGTCACCACCAACACCGCTGGCACCCCGATCAGGGTCGGCGCGAGCCCCAGAGGGCTTACCGTCACGCCTGACGGCAAGACGGTTTATGTGACGAACCGGGCCGACAACACGGTGACGCCGATCGACGTCGCGACCAACACTCCCGGTACGCCGATCCCGGTTGGGCGGTTCCCGTTCGGAGTCGCGGTGACTCCCAATGGCAGGACCGCCTACGTCGTGGACAACGCCAGCAATGACGTGACGCCGATCGACGTGGCCACGGGCACTCCCCGCGCCCGCATCCCGGTGGGTAACGACGCGCACGGTATCGTGATCACGCCCGACGGTCGGACCGCCTATGTCGCCAACGCCGCAAGCAACACGGTGACGCCGATCGACGTGGCCTCCAACACTGCCGGCACGCCGATCCCCGCCGGGAACAACCCGCAGTGGGTTACGATCACACCCGACGGAAAGACCGTGTACGTCACCGACAACGCCAACGCAGGCAGCGCCACGGTGACGCCGATCGACGTGGCCACCAACACCGCAGGAAAAGCAATTCCGGTGAGCGACCGCCCCGTCGGAATCGCGATCACGCCCGACGGCAGGACTCTGTACGTCACCAACGAACGGGACAACGTGGTGACGCCGATCGACGTGGCCACCAACACCCCTGGCGCTACAATTTCGACAGGGGGTGTCGAGCCGTTCGCCATTGCGGTCACACCGGACGGCGTAGCCGCCTACGCCGTCAACCGCGACAGTAATTCGGTGACGCCGATCGACGTGGCAACCAACACCGCCGGAGCCCCCATTTCCGTCGGTGAACGACCGGTGGGAATTGCGATCGCCCCCGCGCCGGCCGTACCAGCCGGACCGGTGTGTGGGAAGACCGGTGCGCAGTCCGGCACGACAACCATGACCTGCACCTATGACACGGTCGGATCGGACACCTTCACCGTGCCCGCGGGTGTGAGCTCGGTCGAGATCACGGCGACCGGCGCCCAGGGTGGGCACTACTTCATCGCTGGTGACGAGGCACACCCGTCCCCCGCGGGGGACATCACCGGGCGTCCCGGCGGCAGCGGTGGCCAGGCGACCGGGACGCTGACGGGTCTGACCGGCGGCCGGGTCCTGCAGGTGGACGTGGCGGGTAGAGGCGCCGATGGAACGGCGGCGTCACGCTCGGGCGGGATGAGCAACGGCCCGTCCGGCGGATCGGGAGCACTCGGCGGGTTCGGTGGGTCCAACACCGGCGTGTCAGGTGGGCCCGGTGACGCCTCCGGTGCGAACGGCGGAACCGCGTCCAACGGTGGCAACGGCTCCGGCGGCGGCGGCTCCTCCGACGTCCGCGTCACCGCCGGTGGGTGTGCCACGCTCGCCTGCGGCCTCTCCACCCGCGTGCTGGTCGCCGCCGGCGGCGGCGGCGCCGGCGGCGTCGGCGGTCAGGGCAACGCGCTCGGCGGGGCCGGGGGCGACGCCGGCACCGACGCCGGGGCGACCGTGGATGGTGGTAACGCCGGAGTTCCGGGCAAGGCCGGCACCCAGACGGCGGGAGGCAGCGGGGGACTGAACGCGTGCCGCCATGGCGCAGGAAATCCCGCGCCCAGTGACCCGCTGACCGATCCGCGCTGCGGCGGCGACGGTACTGACGGCATCTCCGGAGCCGGCGGGACCGGCGGAGCCGGAAACAAACCCTGCAACGGCACGTACACCCCCGCCTGCTCGAACCCGACCGCCACCACATCCGGTGGTGGCGCGGGCGGCGGCGCGGGCGGCGGGTACTTCGGTGGTGGTGGCGGCGCCGGGGGCGGCGGCACCTTCGGCGGCTACGGGGGCGCCGGCGCCGGGGGCGCCGGCGGGAGCTCGTTCGCCGCATCGAGCATCGTGAACCCAGCCCTGGCGACCGGAGCCAACTCCGGCACCGTCAACGGCGGCAACGGTGAGGTCACGATCACGTGGACCACTTCCGGGACCTCGGTTCCGACTCCGCTTCCGGCGCCGGAGCCGACTCCCGTACCGTCCCCCACGCCTGCCCTGGAGCCGAAGCCCTGA